The Deltaproteobacteria bacterium DNA segment GTGAATGAAGTTTGCCGCATGCTTATTATCGTTACGTCCCCCGGATCGCGGCAAAGGGTAAAAGCGTAAAAGAACAAAGAGCTACTCAGCCTTCCTGGCGCAACGGAACCCGATGTTGTTGCTCCTGACCCCCTGGTAGACCCAGTAGCGGACCGCACACCTGGGAAAATGTGGGACGCATTTGTATACCTTGTTCGTGGTATTCTTCTGAGTTATTGCATAGTCTTTGCACAACTCCCCGATGCGAGCTTAGGCGCAATTTTGTATGAAGTGACATGCTATAAAATGATCCCTTGCAACTTCCGTCCAGACAGGGCGCTCTGTTCTGCACCTGTCTGTAGCCAGACTGCATCGGGGGGAGAAAGCGCATCCATTTTGGTATCTATGATCCTCATGACCGCATGTTAATATATGATCCCTTCTCTTTGCCTTCAGGCCCGTCTTTGGATCCGGCACGGGAACAGCACTCAGAAGAAGCGATGTGTAAGGATGATGGAAATTTGGTGATTTGGTGATTTGGTGATTTGGTGATTGCAGAAATGCATTTTTCGGCATTAATTCCATAAGCTGACCTTTATACATGACAGCTACACGATGGCTTACAAACTGTATTACAGGAAGATCATGCGAGATAAACAGTAAAGAGAGTCTGTGTCTCTCATGGAGGTCAAGGAACAGATTTATGATCTGGGCCTGTATAGAGACATCAAGAGCAGATGTCGGCTCATCCGCAACTATCATTTTCGGATTTGTGGCAAGGGCCCGTGCCAATCCGATACGCTGGCGCTGGCCTCCGCTAAACTCATGCGGATAGCGATTCAGGACCTGTTCGTCCAGGCCGACTTCTTTCAGCAGCCTTATCACCCGCTCTTTATAATGGCTCTTTGAATATAGCCTGTGTATCTTCAAAGGTTCGCTCAGGATCTTAAGGACTGTCTTTTTCGGATTTAAGGAAGAAAAGGGATCCTGAAAAACCATCTGTGCCTGACGCCGGAAATTTTGAAGCCTTGTTTTATCAAAATCAGCAATATCGTCTCCTGAAAATAAAACCTGCCCGCTTGTTGGAGATTCAAGGCCCAGGGCTATTCTTGCGAGGGTAGATTTACCGCAGCCACTTTCTCCCACAAGTCCTAATATCTTGCCTTCCTTGACAGACAGATTAACCCTGTCTAAGGCCTTAATCCTATATGTGCTTGAGGCAAAAAAGCCGTGCCGTACGGCATAGTCTTTGCTGACTGCCCTGAACTCACAGATCGGATCTTCCATATAGGATTATTATACCGCAAAACGTCCTGAAATATGATTCCGCTCAAAATGCTCCAGATGCAAGGCGCGAGATTTCCGAGGAATGAGGCGTACTTAGTGTACGTCGCAGTGACGAGGAAATCAAAGCAACGCAGCAGATGGGGGTATTTTCAGCGGAATCATAGGATTATTCTCGGGACCTCGCTCCAGAGTCCTTCAAGGTCGTAAAAACCCCTTACAGGCTCGTAAAACAGGTGTACAATAACATCTCTATAGTCCATCAATATCCACCTGCCCTCCTGTTCTCCTTCTACTCCACTGCATTTGATCCCCTTTTTACGAAGGTTCCTGCGCATCTTGTCCGCAATGCCCTGAACATGCCTGGTGGATCGACCATGGGAGATTATGAAAAAATCAGCAAGGGAAGAAAGACCCCTCATGTCCAGGATAACAACCTGTTCCCCCTTGTTTTCCAGGATTTCCGAGACTATTTGCTGAGCTCGTTCTTCTGAAGATGCAGTTTTGGTTTCTATATCCTCTATAGATGGCGAGGTGTCCCCTGCAGACCCGGCATACAAACTGTTTTCTTCCATATACGTCCTGACTTCTTCAGGGACGAGAAAACGTACGGAAAGACCTGATCTTGCCCTGCGCCGTATATCAGTCCCTGATATGGCAAGATGAG contains these protein-coding regions:
- a CDS encoding oligopeptide ABC transporter ATP-binding protein OppF (with OppABCD is involved in the transport of oligopeptides; OppF and OppD are ATP-binding proteins), with translation MEDPICEFRAVSKDYAVRHGFFASSTYRIKALDRVNLSVKEGKILGLVGESGCGKSTLARIALGLESPTSGQVLFSGDDIADFDKTRLQNFRRQAQMVFQDPFSSLNPKKTVLKILSEPLKIHRLYSKSHYKERVIRLLKEVGLDEQVLNRYPHEFSGGQRQRIGLARALATNPKMIVADEPTSALDVSIQAQIINLFLDLHERHRLSLLFISHDLPVIQFVSHRVAVMYKGQLMELMPKNAFLQSPNHQITKSPNFHHPYTSLLLSAVPVPDPKTGLKAKRRDHILTCGHEDHRYQNGCAFSPRCSLATDRCRTERPVWTEVARDHFIACHFIQNCA